CTTGGTTTCTTCTTATGTTTGGCGGCAGAGATCATTCCCCTGGCATTAACCGTCCAAAACTATGGCTATAGAGACTTCCGGCTTCACCGATTATTATAATATTGATGATTTGCTCACCGACGAGCACAAACTCATTAGGCAGACCATGCGGGACTTCGTGAAACGCGAAATCTCGCCTAACATTGAGAAGTGGGCCCAGGACGCGCATTTCCCCAAGGAGATTGTGCCCAAGTTTGGCGAAGTGGGCGCGTTTGGCCCTACCATCCCCACAGAATACGGCGGCGGCGGTCTGGACTACATCAGCTACGGCCTCATCATGCAGGAAATTGAGCGCGGCGACAGCGGCATGCGGTCCACGGCCTCGGTACAGGGGTCTTTGGTGATGTACCCAATCTACGCGTACGGGTCTGAGGAGCAGCGCAAGAAATACCTACCCAAACTGGCTTCCGGCGAATGGCTGGGCTGTTTTGGATTGACGGAGCCGGACCACGGCTCCAACCCCGGCGGCATGACCACCAATATCAAAGACATGGGCGACCATTACCTCTTGAACGGTGCCAAGCTCTGGATCTCCAATTCACCGGAAAGCCAGGTGGCCGTGGTGTGGGCGAAAAACGAGGAAGGCAGAATCAAAGGCCTTATTGTGGAACGCGGCATGGAAGGTTTTACCGCCCCCGAGATTCACAACAAATGGAGCCTGCGCGCTTCGGTGACCGGTGAGTTGGTCTTTGACAACGTGAAAGTGCCCAAAGAAAATCTTCTCCCGAATGTGGACGGCTTGAAAGGTCCGTTGGGTTGTCTGGACTCGGCGCGCTACGGCATTGCCTGGGGCGCGTTGGGAGCCGCCATTGATTGTTATGAAAGCGCCTTGAACTACGCCAAGCAACGCATCCAGTTCGGGAAACCCATTGCCGGTTTCCAGCTCATCCAGAAGAAACTCGCCGAGATGATCACCGAAATCACCAAGGCGCAACTCATGGTTTGGCGTTTAGGCATGCTCAAGAACGAAGGCAAGGCCACCACCCAGCAGATTTCCATGGCCAAGCGCAACAGCGTAGACATGGCACTGCACATCGCGCGCGAGGCGCGGCAGATTCACGGCGGCATGGGCATCACCGGCGAATACCCCATCATGCGCCACATGATGAACCTGGAAAGCGTGATTACTTATGAAGGCACCCATGACATTCACCTGTTAATCACCGGGGCAGATATTACCGGCATTCAGGCGTTTAAATAGTTTTTAGATGTTCGTTATTAGTTGTTAGAACACTAATGAAAGCAAAAAAGGCAGTCTCTTTTACAGAGGCTGCCTTTTTGCGTTTTAGGGCTCATTTCTGGAAACGAAGCCAAAAACGGCACCAGTTCATTTAATTTGGGCTCAAGTTCAAAATGATTTCAAGACCGGCGTGAGCCGGACCGCAGATGTCCATCAGGTTTTCTTTGCGGTTGGCGTCCATGGAATTAAGGCCGTTGGTGTAATCTTCGGCCTCTACCAAAGCGCGCTGTATGTATTGGAGCGCCTGTTTGGTGGCCAGTTGCACGTGCGGCGAACTTTCAGTGAACTGCAGATGCTGAATCAGTTCCAGTACTTTCTCGCATTGTGCTTTGATTTCTTGCACGGCAATTGGGTTGTTATGGGCGTCACATTCCAGGTTGTCCATTAATTCTTTTAACGAAGCGAAAGTGTCAGTGTTCATTTTTTGCGGGTTGCAGGGTAGGTAAGGGCTTTAAAAAAAGCGAGTGAGGTTTTGTTGGTACGTATTGCAATAGTTGTGCCGCAAACCAGGCAGCGGCAACTTATTACTGGCCAACTATCTGCTGCGGCGCAGCGGGAGAGAAAGTCAGCGCTATTTCCACGGTAATGTCATTGCCGGCCTGCATTACGCCACCCATAAAACTGGGCGGTTGCATCAGGAAATGGGTGAACGTCAGGTTTTTGGTGCCGGTAAGCGTGAGGCTGCGGTCTGGGTGTACTTCGGCTAGCAACTCCAAAGAGACAGTTTGCGTGATGCCGTTGATACTGAGGCTACCGGTGCCTTTAATCTGGTGTTTGTTGTTTTTACCTTCTCTCACTTCTGCCTTGTGGAGCGTGAAGAGAATGTACGGGTGTTTTTTGGCGTTCAGGGCTTTGTGGGCTTTTCGGTTCATGGCTTTCACGGGGCCTTTGAGACTGGCCGCTTTAAGCGAGAAACTGAAGCCCGCGACACCGCTCAGTTGGTGGTTGGGCGTGAACAGAAACTCGCCCTGACTCACGGCTTCCCCTGAAGTCATGCTCCAGTCCTGCAGGTCTGAGGTGCCCACCACTTTGAGGGTTCCCGGGTTGCCAGGGCTCAGACGGTACGTGGTTTGCGCCGCCAAGCCTCCAGTAAGCAGCAGCATAAAAAGCACCACCAACATACTCCAGACAGGGGCGACGGCACTACAGAAGAAACGATTGGCTTTCATGGCGGTTAGATTTAGACTAGACAAAAGTACCTCTTCCGTTGGCGGGAGCACTTAAGGGCCATTACCTTATAACCTGATCTTCGTCAAACTTGCGGGCAGCGCCTGTCTAATTCATGAATGCCTCAAACTAATAATCCCGTTTTCGGGCTCATTTCTGAAAATGAGCCCGAAAACGGGACTGCCGGTTTTTTTATAGAACCCACAGAATAATCTTCGGTAAAGGTACTGGTTATTTTTTGAAAAGCGTGAGCAGAAAAAAGGCTTCGTTTTGCGCTACTACCCGGTGCGGAACGCCCGTGTGCAGCACCAGCATCTGGCCCGCAGCCAGGTCAATGGCCTGGGGCAGCGCCTCAAAATAAATGGTGCCTTGCAAGACTTGTACACTTATGGGGCCGGGCGCGGTGTGCGTGTCCATCTGGGCCCCGGCGTGCAACCCAATCAAGACCACGCGCACGTCATCAGATTTGTAGAGGGTGAGCGCGTTTCGGTCTTTGGTGGCCCAGGCTTTTTCTTCTTTTACCTGCGTGATGAAATGGGCCAAATCAAGAATGGGCAAGGGCGCGTCTAAAACCCGTGCACCTGCGGGCCGCTGCGGCGTTGCTTCTACCGAGGATGTGGTTTTATCTGAA
This region of Rufibacter sp. LB8 genomic DNA includes:
- a CDS encoding YceI family protein, which produces MKANRFFCSAVAPVWSMLVVLFMLLLTGGLAAQTTYRLSPGNPGTLKVVGTSDLQDWSMTSGEAVSQGEFLFTPNHQLSGVAGFSFSLKAASLKGPVKAMNRKAHKALNAKKHPYILFTLHKAEVREGKNNKHQIKGTGSLSINGITQTVSLELLAEVHPDRSLTLTGTKNLTFTHFLMQPPSFMGGVMQAGNDITVEIALTFSPAAPQQIVGQ
- a CDS encoding acyl-CoA dehydrogenase family protein yields the protein MAIETSGFTDYYNIDDLLTDEHKLIRQTMRDFVKREISPNIEKWAQDAHFPKEIVPKFGEVGAFGPTIPTEYGGGGLDYISYGLIMQEIERGDSGMRSTASVQGSLVMYPIYAYGSEEQRKKYLPKLASGEWLGCFGLTEPDHGSNPGGMTTNIKDMGDHYLLNGAKLWISNSPESQVAVVWAKNEEGRIKGLIVERGMEGFTAPEIHNKWSLRASVTGELVFDNVKVPKENLLPNVDGLKGPLGCLDSARYGIAWGALGAAIDCYESALNYAKQRIQFGKPIAGFQLIQKKLAEMITEITKAQLMVWRLGMLKNEGKATTQQISMAKRNSVDMALHIAREARQIHGGMGITGEYPIMRHMMNLESVITYEGTHDIHLLITGADITGIQAFK
- a CDS encoding cupin domain-containing protein, whose product is MENTLTTVSEVLQQLKDRGYTTDFNLTDFCLVCQGSRIELHPEEFVVDRHYRFEGISDPGDEAVVYAISSEKHGLKGTLVNGYGIYSDPISDAMLQALHPRAAEQVEGSAAASDKTTSSVEATPQRPAGARVLDAPLPILDLAHFITQVKEEKAWATKDRNALTLYKSDDVRVVLIGLHAGAQMDTHTAPGPISVQVLQGTIYFEALPQAIDLAAGQMLVLHTGVPHRVVAQNEAFFLLTLFKK